The nucleotide sequence TTACACCTTGTGTACTACCGATGTATCCATTGATTTCCAGCATTATTCTTGGCAGCCAACGCCCTAAAAGCCTAAAACAGATATTTTGGTTAGCGCTAAGCTATGTTCAAGGCATGGCAGTCACCTATACACTACTTGGATTGATTGTAGCAGCGGCGGGTCTACAATTTCAGGCCGCACTGCAACATCCGTATGTACTGATCGGCTTATCAGTATTGTTTATACTGCTGGCACTGTCGATGTTCGGCCTCTATTCTCTGCAACTGCCTTCCGCTGTTCAGACGCGCTTAGTCAACTGGAGTAACCAGCAAAAAAACGGTTCACTTTTCGGCGTATTCGCTATGGGGGCGTTAGCGGGATTAATTTGCTCACCTTGTACTACCGCCCCTTTAAGTGCGATTCTGCTTTACATTGCTCAAAGTGGTAATACCGTGGCAGGTGGCCTAACCCTCTATCTTTACGCTTTAGGAATGGGATTACCGCTCATTGCTGTCACCCTATTTGGCCACAAACTCCTGCCACGCAGTGGGCCTTGGATGCAGTATGTTAAAGAAGCTTTTGGCTTCATTATTCTTGCACTACCCGTTTTCCTGCTGGAAAGGGTTATCGGTGATGCATGGGGAATACGATTATGGAGCCTGCTGGCAGTCAGTTTTCTAGGATGGGGATTTGTTCTGACGATTAGAAGCCAAAACGGTTGGGTACGAGTCATACAACTGATATTGTTAATTCTGATGCTGATAGCTACTCGCCCATTGCAGGATTGGTTTTGGGGTACAACGGTCACACAACAGTCGCAACACAGCCTAAATTTCCGCCAGATAAATAACTGGCAGGAATTAGAACAGATAATGACACAAAACAGCCATAAAACCGTTATGCTTGATTTCTATGCTGACTGGTGTACCGCTTGCAAAGAATTTGAAAAATATACTTTCAGCGATCCACAAGTTCAGTCACAACTGGGTGATACCTTACTGTTACAGGCCAATGTCACGAACAACAGCCCGCAGCAGAAGCAGCTTTTAGAAAAACTTAGCGTTCGGGGATTGCCGACTATTTTGTTTTTTGATTCTCAGGGGAAAGAGATCCCCGATTCACGGGTAAATGGCTTTATGGATGCCACCCGCTTTAATGAACATTTGCAACATCTGCCAAAATGACTCAGAAGGAGAACACCATGCAACGAGAACAAGTTCTTAGTCATGCCTTAAACTTACTGGAGCAACATGGCTTATCCATCACAACTGAGGTACTTTTTGGCTCGCTTAACATGGATATCGAATATCTCAAGCAATTCTGGCCCGATCGGGAAGCTCTACTTTATGACTGTCTACGTTATCACGGCCAACAGATTGAAGTCTGGCAGCGACAGATATTACTGGATGAAAATCTGACACCAGAACAGAAGCTACTAGCTCGTTACACAGCCCTTGATGAAAAAGTAAAAGAGAAACGCTACCCAGGCTGCCTATTTATCGCAGCCTGTAGCGCATTCCCTGAACCTGACCACCCTATCCATCAATTAGCTGAATTACAAAAACAGAGTTCTTCTCGTTACACTACTGAGCTATTACATCAACTGGATATTGAAGATTGCGAACTCGTTGCTAAACAGATGGAGCTGATTCTGGAAGGCTGCCTGAGTAAGCTACTACTCAAACGGGATATTGGTGATATCACTACGGCAAAACTGCTAGCAGAAGATGTTTTAGCTATTGCCTTATGTCGCAAAAATGGTGCGTTAAGTTAACAAAAATCAGCCTAAGATGAACAACCACACAAATTCCGAGCAAAAAGAAGGCAGTCAATCCGCTTTTATCATTTTTTATCAGAAAGGCATTGACGACTTAGGCTGAATACGGTTTAATGCGCCCCGTTGCCCGGATAGCTCAGTCGGTAGAGCAGAGGATTGAAAATCCTCGTGTCGGTGGTTCGATTCCGCCTCCGGGCACCATTCAAAGTGCGTTGGTTGAGAGATAAAAACGCTCAACGGACGTTCGATAATGAAACCTAAAAATGCATCGCGTGGCATTATTCAATCATGCAATATTTTGATGTTAATTAAAGGGGTTCTAGATTCAGGATATCTGAGAAATCAGATGTTCTATTTTCGTTAGAACGAAATATTTACAAGTTCTATTGCAACTGTCAACCCATCCAAACTAAAATCAATCAATCAATCAATCAATCAATCAATCAATTAACACAATATTGTTTATTGGTTGCTCGGCTTTCTTATTATTAATCAGAATAGGGTTAGTTATAAGAGATTGCCTCAGTTCAAAAAAATTCCTCATCTTGTAACAAGGAATTTATGTAGAAAAGACAGGTTCAGCCAGCAGCGAGAATATTCTGTTTTATCCTATTAACATTCTTCTCTCTGTAGCTCAACATCAATTCACACTCCAGCAAATACGCAATCTTACTATTCCAAGTAACACGTTTGTAACACCTTTCAGCCCGACCTGATGCAACACATATCCACGCAATGCCAATACCTGCCGGAGGATCACTTAAGCAGGCCGATTGTTCACACCCGAAAACATCAGGAATGTATTCACCACCTTGCAATAACTTGACCGTAAGCCTTTGGTGGATTTGATCATGATCTGCTTCTACTACAAGAGGAATGATTCGACCAGAGTCCGGAGACAGGAAGGGCTTTGCGCCCCTCCTGTAGTTTCTCCGGCTAACTCAAGACAGCGGTGGCACCAGCGCCGCCGGCGCGGACTGACGGTTTTGCGGCAGGTGCTCGCGGGCACCGCCGATATCAGGGAACGAAGCCATAGCCCCGCTCAGCTTCGCTAGGCTCGGCCCTCCCGTGTCCGGGACTGCGGCAACGGAATGAATCACATGAGGCTCGATGACGGGCTGTCTACTGGCCCAAGACAGTTCTACCAGCTCCCCATTAATGTAACTCTTCTGGATAAAGTTCTTGACCAGATGGTCCACTCCCATCACCGACGAAGAACCTTCCAGTTCGATTTGCAAATGCTGGTGCGTCACCGCCTGGCTACCGAACACCTTGCGCACCACCAAGGTCGTGCCATTGGCCGAGTCAGTCAGCATCAAGTTATCCTCATGGCGACTAACGAGGATTTTTTCCGCATCAACCATCGGCATGATCAAGCGGTCCAGAGCCTGGCCCGGGTCATCGTTGTCAATGATAACCGTGCGGTAATGCGACCACATCTCTTGGCTGAGGCGGTAGGTATCGTTATCAGCACCGCCATGCAACACCACACTGTCGACACCGGTGATCAGCGGTGGGGTCAAGTCGTCCCGGCGACCACCCGTACCCCCGCCCCGAATCAACAGCGACGAACCAATACGCTCGACACTAGTGTAATGATTCAGCTTCTGCACACTATCATCCTTGACCCGGTACAGTGCCTGGTCCGTTGGGCTGTACACATACGCGCCCTTCTTCCCGGCAGCAATTCCGATGAAACGCAGATTGTCTTTAGCCTGGATGCTACCGTAGGAGAACACTTGACCACTGCCGACATCGAACCAACCTTGTGTGTCATCGCCTTGCAAGGTCAGCACGCCTTTGGTTCGCCACTTATCAGCAACCTCAGCAAGTGCCTGTGGCAGACGAGCGAAGTTGTCCTGCTGCCAGCCTTTATCGACGGCGACTAGCTGCAATTTGCCGTCATTGGTTTGCAATAGGATCTCACCTTTGACGGTGGTCAGTCGTAGCCCGACATCGACTTGCTCCACCGCCTTGAGGTGCAGTCCAGACGCCAGCTCACCGGCGGCGGGAAGCTGTGACGAGACTTCAAGCACCTCGTCGGTACCAAACGCGGCAGCCAGCGCATCGGCAGTCATAGGCGGCTGACGATACAACTTGCCGCTGGCGGGTTCGAACAGCCGCGCACCGGAGCCATCCACTTCAAAACCCAAGAACTGCAAACGTTTGTCTTGCAGAGGAGCCGAGGCCACTATTACCTGACCCTTGTGGTACCACACTGGCAGCAGGCTCTTGCCGTCGGTACCCTTGATTCCGAACACCGCCAAAGTAGCTCTGCCGTCGGCGACGCTAGCCAGGTCCTGCCACCAGTGGGTACGTCCCTTGAGCCAATGCTCATTAACCGCTTCGTAGTTAAGCTGCCCCAGTGCATCGAGCCGAGCCACACGCCCATCCTCGGTGATGGCAAGCAGGCTACCGTTCAGGTTGACCAAGTTGGCTAACGCTGGAGTACTGATGCGCAATGCAGTGGGATGGCTAGCGTCGAGAACAGCCTGCCCGGGACCTTCCTGTCGGAACAGAACCTTTTGCTCTTTACTGTAGAAGAAAAACACCTCTTTACCGCCGGGCTGCGGCATGCTCCCCGCTAACACCAAGTCGGCCGGGATCGGCCAGGCACTGCGGGTTTGTTCGTTCTCTTTAAAGTGCGGGGTCTGATCTGCCGGTGGTGCCAGATTCGGCTTGATTAGAGTCCCATCGCCGGTACGTATCCAGTAACGGTGCGCCACGCCAGCCGCATCCACGCCGAACACCGTGACCAGCGCCGCACTGGTCGGCTGGAGCAGCCGTGTGCCCAACGTATACATCGGCGTCTCACGCTGTATACTTTTGCTCTCGTAGCCCTGGAGTATAGCCTTAAGCACATCACTATGCTGGCTGGTACGTGCTAAAAGCTGGATCAGCGCATCATCACCCACCGCACTGACCAACTCCATTCGATCACTGAGGATCCGATAGCACAGTTCAGCTTCCTTCTCTAATTCAGCCTCCTTCTCTTTTAGTCGATAACGGCGTGCCAGGTAGACCGCATCTCCCTCCTGCCATAGCCGACTGATCTGGCCCGCATTTTGATTAAACCAAGGCTCAAATTGCGCGTCGACCTGTCCGGTGGCGATGTCTACCCGCCACGCTGCCGCATTGTCGGCGTCGTAGAAATAGGCATGGTCACCCATCACCGCACCCAGTTGGGCATGTCTGGTCTGCTCGTGGGTGGTGTTGGTGAACAACATCCGCTCCTTGCCTACATCATAGAACGCTCGACCAACATCTCGTCCGTTGTGGCTGTAGTTCTCCACCACTACGTACTGCCCGTGCAACTGATGCGCTTTGGCCAGATCACTCAGGTGCTGCTCGATTTGCTGGCCGGGCACCTGCCACTTGCCCGCATCTTCGCTTACCACCTGAGTTGTCAGGCCGGCAAAGTCAACTTCTCGTACCTCGCCCTTGCCGTTGACCACCAATACCTGCCCGTTCTGGGTCGGGTCAAGTTCGACTACCACCCCGCCAACCACCAGTTGGTTCTTCGACACGCTGATGCTGTCACTGGCGAGTTGACTGCTATCAATGATCCAGCGCGACAATGCACTGGCGCTATCGCTCGTGAGCTTAACTTGGGTGCCTTCGTTAAGGCCAATCAGGTACTCGCCACCCGCTCCCTTGATCTCGTAGCGTAAAAAGCTGTGCAGCTCTTTGGGTAGCTCGGGCACCACCAGCTGCCGGTTGCGCTGATCGAGCACCACCTCGATTGGGGTGTCGACGTACTCATGATGAATCCTGCGGATTGTCTCCTCACCCGGAAAGATATAGAAGTCGTAGTCGAATCGTTTGTCTTCCTCAAGCCTGCGGATCACGTCGAAGCCAGCATCATGGCGTGTGGTAGCACCGGGAAGTAACATGTATTCGTAGCTGATGTAGGACTTAGGTGTACCCGGCAGGATCACGACATTGCTGTCACTGTGTTCAAGAGGCCGGGAGATATCCTTGTAACCAATACCGCTACGCACTTCAATCGCCTGACCACGGTCATGGACCATTCGCGGAAAGTCACCGACCCAGAAGAAGTAATTGATTTCCCCCGAACCGGTAGAACCCGAATGGGTGCGGTAGATGTACTGGCTGTCGAAGCTGATCTGGTGCTTGCGCAAGTCAAGGCTCTTGATCACCGCCCCGGCAAGAGGCACCAGCACCTTGTTCTTGTTGTCATAACGATAGCCGTTGCCTTTGTACGCCTTGTCGACCGTATCAAAGTAACGGCCTACCGCCTTGGCATCCTCAGCGACCGCACCAAAGGCTTGAGCCAGTGCCGTAAAGCCCACCGCGAGCCCACCAAGGATTACGCTGGCCCCACCGAGTACCGCCCCGGCCGTTGAAGCACCGACCAACCCAGCCCCCACCCCGGCTGCGCCAGTGACGAAGCTCGCCGAGTCGAACGCTAACTGGGTACCGAACACCGCCTTCTGCACATCGTTCTCAGCGTGGGCCAGTTCATAAGCATCCAAACCGACCATAGCTCCTCCAAACAACACACCGGCACCTTCATTGACAGTGTGGCCCAGATTCGAAGCAAAGTCCTTTAACGAGGTTTCAGCGGCCACCACTTCACCGCGCAGCGCCGTACGCACCAACGCGGTAACCTTAGCTATATCCTGTACGCCACCGTGAGCCATCTGGACCAAGTTGAGGTAGCTATGGACCTTGAGCGCGGTGGCCAGATCAGGCGAAATCACTCCGCTTGCCGCATCGTGGCGGTTCTTGTCGGCAAACCACTGGATCAGCGTCTGAACCGCAAACCCAGCGTTCAACCCATCCACCGGAGCAGCCTCGCCAACTCCACCGCGGAGCCGCATCCGGCCATGCTCTAGGGTAAAGTGCTCGTTCAGTACAGCCATGTGCTCATCAATGAAGCGCCGGAATTCGACAAAGGTGCTATCGCTGGTGATCAACCAACGGGTCTGCTCGGGTTGGTCACGGTTAATGAACTGGACCCGGTAGCGACCTTCCCCCTGGTCTTCCGTCGTAGCGATAATCGGTAGCCAGCGGCTGTCCAGTTGGTGCTCTTGCGCCAGCCGGGCACTGGCGACTTCGAACCGTGCACCCCATTGCTCGGCATCAAAGGTCTTCAGTGCAGGGCTCAGTCGCAAGTC is from Photorhabdus laumondii subsp. laumondii and encodes:
- the dicD gene encoding division control transcriptional repressor DicD, giving the protein MQREQVLSHALNLLEQHGLSITTEVLFGSLNMDIEYLKQFWPDREALLYDCLRYHGQQIEVWQRQILLDENLTPEQKLLARYTALDEKVKEKRYPGCLFIAACSAFPEPDHPIHQLAELQKQSSSRYTTELLHQLDIEDCELVAKQMELILEGCLSKLLLKRDIGDITTAKLLAEDVLAIALCRKNGALS
- a CDS encoding protein-disulfide reductase DsbD, giving the protein MIKRTLMLFLLLCSPLLTPAAANALFEQPGQNPYLPVDQAFMFDFQQKGDKLTLDWQIKPGYYLYHKQLHIEPQQATLGKITLPQGTAHRDEFFGETEVYFQQLIVNVPVTKANNNSNIVVTYQGCAAAGYCYPPETRLVPLSAVIPSKTTDAISAEPVHKTPESASNDQQHLPFSPLWAILIGIGIAFTPCVLPMYPLISSIILGSQRPKSLKQIFWLALSYVQGMAVTYTLLGLIVAAAGLQFQAALQHPYVLIGLSVLFILLALSMFGLYSLQLPSAVQTRLVNWSNQQKNGSLFGVFAMGALAGLICSPCTTAPLSAILLYIAQSGNTVAGGLTLYLYALGMGLPLIAVTLFGHKLLPRSGPWMQYVKEAFGFIILALPVFLLERVIGDAWGIRLWSLLAVSFLGWGFVLTIRSQNGWVRVIQLILLILMLIATRPLQDWFWGTTVTQQSQHSLNFRQINNWQELEQIMTQNSHKTVMLDFYADWCTACKEFEKYTFSDPQVQSQLGDTLLLQANVTNNSPQQKQLLEKLSVRGLPTILFFDSQGKEIPDSRVNGFMDATRFNEHLQHLPK